DNA from Mucilaginibacter mallensis:
ATTAAACATTTTGCCGAAAACTCACAGGGCAACGTTATTTTCCTTGATGGATCAACAGATGCCATGCAGCAAACCATGAAAGAAGTAATGAGCCTAAACCTTTTGCATGCTGACAAGTCAAAAAGCAAATAAATATTCTCGTTATCAATAATGAAATTTAGCTTATTGAAGGCAATATGTGTTGTTGCCTTATGCCTGTTTTTAGGGCAAAAGGCAACAGCACAAGATTACCGCAAATTAACTATTGACGATTTTCAGGGTGCACCCCATTCAGCTGGTGATGGTGTTATTGCCTATACCAACTGTAGCATTGATTTTCGTTATGAGGCTACCCGGCAGCGTGGTTATTACCAGCTAAATTTTCATATCAGATTGCTGATGAACCGGAACAGATCATGGATGGATAAAAGCAAGGTGACTTCGCCTGAAATGCTGTCAGAAATACTAAGACATGAGCAGGGGCATTATTTTATAGCTTATATGGAGCAGCAGGAGTTATTGCGGGCAGTAAGTCAAACTATTTTCCAAGCGGATTATCAGTATGTTGCGCAGGAAATCTTTAACCGCATAGATGCCAAATACAAGCAGCTTAATACTGATTACGATACGGATACCCAACACATGGTAAACCGCGAGCAACAAAACAGCTGGAATGCCTATTTCCAAAAACGGATGGCCTATATGCCCTCGGGAAGTTAAACATCAGCATTAGAAAGCTTCGCCAACATCAATAAATAAGCCATTTGAACCCTGGCTGCCAAAACCATAATCAACAGTAATATTGGTTTTTGATACTTTATTAAGTTTAATACGCAGGCCCGGCCCATATGCGGGTTGTATAGCCTGTAATTTTGTGCCCTGTGCAGCCGATAAAGATTCCGCATTAAGAAAAACTACGCCGCCTAATAAACCATTACTGGTTAATTTAAACCTGTATTCGCTCTCAGCATATACCATTTGTGTCCCTCTGAACCTGCCCTGTATATACCCCCTGCCTGTGGCTGAGTTAGCATCCCAGCCGGTGCTGGGCAAATCAAGATAACCTGGCTTACCACTTAATATTATCCAGTCATAACTCCATAAAGCCAATATATTATCAGATCCCTCGGGGAAATTATAATATTTACGCATATCGAGAACTATCGACTCCCAGTTACTAGCACTACCGGTAAATTTAGTGCTGGTACGAAACTCCAGGTTTATATAGCCGCCCTTGGATGGGTTAATCGCATTATCGCGCGAATCATACAAACCATTAAATGTAAAGCCCGATGATACCGTGCGATCGGACGGGCCGTAAAGCGTATAATCAGATACTTTGGCGTTTGTATTACCGCTTTGTGATATGTTAAAATGGTCATCAAATATATAGCCCCCACCCGCGTAAAAATTACCACTTATGTGCCTGAGTACAATTTCATAAAAGCGTACAAAGAAATAATCCATAGGATCAACATTGCTGATATTTGAGCTGCTCCCCAGGCCATAGGTATCCTGCGGATATTTTAGAAAACGGTAATCACCAACAAAATCCCATTGATTATCCTTTGACCATATATTGGTTTGTATCGGTAAGGTGAACTGCTTATTTTGCGTATAGCTTGTGCTCCCTACAATGGTTGATACCCTTGAATTTGGCCCTGTTCTGAAAGCCACATTGCCTGATAATACCAATGCCAAACGTGATACCAATGTATAACCTATAGCAGGCACTACCGATATCTGGGGTTTTGTGGTAATGGAATCAACTTCAGAAGTAGCCTTGCCATGAAATAGCTTTCTGATCACATCAGGAAGATCTTTTTGCGAACTCCCTTTTACACTTGTAGTATCAGCAGGCTTATTTTGCTGCCCCTCGGGCATTATCTTTTTAAGCGGAATACCTTGCGGAGACTGCTGTGCAAATACCGTTATGCTTAATAATAAGATACCAGTAAATAAGCTTAACGTAAGGTAGGGCCTCATATGCACTGTTATAACCGGTTTATAGCTATATATAATTAATACTATATAATATACGCCGGTATGTTAATAGCTGCGAAAATAATAATTCTAATTTGATAGCATAAAAATATCAACCTGAAAATTAAAGTCTGAATATCATTTTTTTGTAATTTATCAAGCGATTGCGAGGCACGAAGACAACCGACCGGAGGGAGCTCATTAATACCATTGAAAAACAAACACAATATTAATAATCTCTAGACTATACAGAGCGAATTGCAAGTGTGAATATCGCGTGAAGCCGCTCATTGCCGCGGAGGCTAGTTCTTTTGTCTTGACACAAAAGAACCAAAAAGTCAAGACAAAAAGATCCTTCCCCCCACAGGCAAAACACCCAGGCCCGCGCTTTTTGTCGGGCCATTACCCGCTTTTGATCACGGATCATTTAAAGTCCTCTCCTCTGAAGAGGATTAGATGAAGTTCTTTTTCCTTTCCTCGTCAGTAGAACAGCTTCGGGTGAAATCAGGCAAAACGATGGTCGCCTTATGCCTAGCAGGGCATAGCAGATTTTTACAGAAGCGCAAAGGCCAGGTGCGTAGCGCAAGCAGGGTAAAAATATAGCAGCCCAGGTTTTGTATGATTTGCAGGGCAATGGCCTTGTGCGGCAAAGAAGCATTTCTACTGACTTGACTTTTTGGTCCTTTTGTGGCGAAGACAAAATTGCGTTAGCAATCATGAGTACCTATAAAAAACAAACAACTACGAATAACGACTAGGCCTAGCGGCTATGAGCGATACCATGCGATAAGCAATTTGCTCTGTATAGCTACGAGGTTGCCACGCTATCGTTTACAATGACAAGTCAGTTGAATTACACAATCGGGGATTGCTTCGTCGTTCCTCCTTGCAGTGACGCTTGGAGAAAATACTATAGAAACAACAAAGGCCTCATCAGAGGCCTTTTGTCTTTCGTTTAGTTTATAATTGGTTATTGGTATTGTATGTAAATAGGATATGGCTTGTATTTCAGCACTTCCTCTGGTGTTAACATATGGTGCGGAGCCTTTTTAATATCATTTTTGTAGAACAATTTGTACCCGGTAAATTGTACCGGCTCGTTATGAATAAAGTAGCGATATGTACCTGTTTTAAGATCAGGCTCACCCCAGCCATCCATATCCATTACCAACTGAATTTCCGGACGTAATTTTATGTTCTGGTAGTTGGTAAGCATCTTTTTTGTAAAACGGTGTACGATCAGGATCTTCGGAGGCAGGTTATATTTTCTAACCAGGCCAGCCAGGTATTCTGATACATAGTTTACATCAGCAGCATCATAAGTACCGATCTTCTTGCCTGGATGCGTTCCGTCTTTCATCGAGAACTCAGGGTCCATGCCAAAATGTACTTGTGGCATTATCAGGTATTTTTCCAATAATGGCAACTCCGTATGAATATTA
Protein-coding regions in this window:
- a CDS encoding DUF922 domain-containing protein; the protein is MKFSLLKAICVVALCLFLGQKATAQDYRKLTIDDFQGAPHSAGDGVIAYTNCSIDFRYEATRQRGYYQLNFHIRLLMNRNRSWMDKSKVTSPEMLSEILRHEQGHYFIAYMEQQELLRAVSQTIFQADYQYVAQEIFNRIDAKYKQLNTDYDTDTQHMVNREQQNSWNAYFQKRMAYMPSGS
- a CDS encoding BamA/TamA family outer membrane protein; the protein is MRPYLTLSLFTGILLLSITVFAQQSPQGIPLKKIMPEGQQNKPADTTSVKGSSQKDLPDVIRKLFHGKATSEVDSITTKPQISVVPAIGYTLVSRLALVLSGNVAFRTGPNSRVSTIVGSTSYTQNKQFTLPIQTNIWSKDNQWDFVGDYRFLKYPQDTYGLGSSSNISNVDPMDYFFVRFYEIVLRHISGNFYAGGGYIFDDHFNISQSGNTNAKVSDYTLYGPSDRTVSSGFTFNGLYDSRDNAINPSKGGYINLEFRTSTKFTGSASNWESIVLDMRKYYNFPEGSDNILALWSYDWIILSGKPGYLDLPSTGWDANSATGRGYIQGRFRGTQMVYAESEYRFKLTSNGLLGGVVFLNAESLSAAQGTKLQAIQPAYGPGLRIKLNKVSKTNITVDYGFGSQGSNGLFIDVGEAF